GGTCTGTTGGTAGATGTATGACGTCGACACGATCATGTCGTCGCTGATGGCCAGCTTCTCGTCGTCGGAGTAGAAGATGCACTGGGCGGTGTCCTTCCAGGCGTGGTACAGCCCCTTGACCGCCTCGGTGCCTTCCACCGTGACGGTCTTGCCGAGCATGTTGAAGTGGTAGACCGGCTTTTCGACGGTCATGTCCGGGGCGAAGATCTCCTCGTAGCGCCCGGCCATTTCCAGATAGCGGTGCCGGTTGTAGGCATGCAACATGTAGAGGTGACGGGGGTTGTCCGTGGTCTCGATCAACCGTTCCACGGCTCGGTTGGTCTGGGTGATGTCGTAGCGGCTCATCTTTTCGGTTCCTTTCAGGCTGTGAGAAACATGGTGCGGAGTTCGGATTTCTTGAATTTGCCTGTGGCGGTACAGGGAAGTGCTTCGACGAACTCGAATCGGTCCGGCAACTGCCACTTGGCGAAGTCCTGTGCGAGGTGATCGCGCAAGGTCTGGGCGGAGGCCTGGCGGTCGTCGTGAAGCACCACCACCGCCAGGGGACGCTCGCCCCAGCGTTCGTCTGGTACGGCGATCACAGCGGCCTGAGCGACGGCCGGATGCGACATCAGCTGGTTCTCCAGGTCCACCGAGGAGATCCACTCTCCGCCGGATTTCACCAAATCTTTTGAGCGGTCGCAGATTCGGATACAACCGTGCGGGTCGATGCGCACCACGTCGCCGGTCTTGAACCAGCCGTCGGGGGTGAAACTGTCCGCGCCCCGGCCGCCGTGGTAGCCGCCGGCCACCCACGGGCCGCGCACTTCGAGTTCACCGATGGCGGCGTCGTCCCAGGCGATGGTTTCTCCGTTCTCGTCGCGGGCGCGGATGTCGAAGAACGGGCTGGCGACACCCTGTCGCGTGCGGTAGGCGTACTGCTCGTCGCGCTCGCCCTCGTCGAGCCGGCCGGGCGGACGGCAGACCGCGCCCAGGGGAGCGGTTTCGGTCATGCCCCAGGCCTGTACGACGGTGAGCCCGTGACGGTCGAAGCCTTCGAACATCGACCGCGGCACCGCCGCTCCACCCACGATCAGCCGGCTGAGCTCGGGCAGCTGCCACTTGTCCGGTTCGGCGTCGATGGCGGCGAGCATGCCCATCCACACGGTCGGCACGCCCGCGGTCATGGTGACCCGCTCGCCGGCACACAGGTCGAGGATGCTTTCCGGATCGAGCCGCGGACCCGGCAGGACCAGACGCGCGCCGGCCAGTGCCGCAGCGTACGGCAGGCCCCACGCGTTGGCGTGGAACATCGGTACGACGGGAAGGACTGTGTCCCTGCCTGATACGGACAATTGGTCGGGAAGGGCGGCGACGAGCGAGTGCAGGACCAGCGCTCGATGCGAGTACACCACCCCTTTGGGGCGGCCGGTGGTGCCGGAGGTGTAGCACATGGCCGCCGCGTGATGTTCGTCGAGGACGGGCCACTCCGCCGGCTCGGCGTCGGCCAGCAGCGATTCATAGTCCAGCGTCCCCGCTGGGGCCGCGTTGTCGTGGGTGACGACGATGACGTGGCGGAAATCGTGTCCGGCGCGGAAGGTTTCGAACACCTCCAGCAGGGACTCATCGACGATGATGACCCGGTCCCCGGCATCCTCGACGATGAACGCCAGCTCGTCGGGGAACAGCCGCGGGTTGAGGGTGTGGATGACCGCGCCCATGGCGGGCACCGCGAAATACAGCTCCAGGTGTTCGCTCTGGTTCCACAACAGTGTGGCCACCGGATCGCCCTTACCGACTCCGAGGGCGCTCAGTGCACTCGCAACCCGACGTGCGCGGGCCGCGCAGTCACCGAAAGTGGTGCGCGATATCGCACCCGAAGGGCGGCGCGACACGACATCCACATCGGCGTGGAACCGCTCGGCGCGCTCGACGATGCTCGTCAACGTGAGCGGATAGTCATCCATACTGTTGCTGCCCAACATGTTTCCGGTCATGACCGCGCCTTCTTCGGGCTCGCGTCTTCGGTGGCGTTGCGCAGCTCTGCCAGGCCGTCGCCGAGTGCGGCCAGGATCGGCCAGGGGTCGTCGACGAGTTCTCGGTCGACGACGATCCCGAACTCCAACGAATCCTGGTAGCTCATCACGGTGATGTTGATGCCGATCCCGTCGAGCACCCCGGAGACCGGGAACTGCGCGCGTTGGCGGGCGCCGCCGAGGTACAGCGGCGTCGACGGGCCGGGAACGTTCGAGATCATCGCGTTCGCCGGCTGATTGAGCCCACGCACGCCGGCCAACCGGGACAGGGACCGGGCCGCCTGGGCGAACAGTGCGGGCGGAATGAAGTGATTGGCGTCCTGGAGCAGCGACGCCGGTAGCGCGCGCTGGCGTTCCTTGGCGACGTTCATCGATTCGTTGATCCGGCGTACGCGCTCGATGGGGTCCGCTACAT
The genomic region above belongs to Mycolicibacterium sp. HK-90 and contains:
- a CDS encoding long-chain fatty acid--CoA ligase, whose product is MTGNMLGSNSMDDYPLTLTSIVERAERFHADVDVVSRRPSGAISRTTFGDCAARARRVASALSALGVGKGDPVATLLWNQSEHLELYFAVPAMGAVIHTLNPRLFPDELAFIVEDAGDRVIIVDESLLEVFETFRAGHDFRHVIVVTHDNAAPAGTLDYESLLADAEPAEWPVLDEHHAAAMCYTSGTTGRPKGVVYSHRALVLHSLVAALPDQLSVSGRDTVLPVVPMFHANAWGLPYAAALAGARLVLPGPRLDPESILDLCAGERVTMTAGVPTVWMGMLAAIDAEPDKWQLPELSRLIVGGAAVPRSMFEGFDRHGLTVVQAWGMTETAPLGAVCRPPGRLDEGERDEQYAYRTRQGVASPFFDIRARDENGETIAWDDAAIGELEVRGPWVAGGYHGGRGADSFTPDGWFKTGDVVRIDPHGCIRICDRSKDLVKSGGEWISSVDLENQLMSHPAVAQAAVIAVPDERWGERPLAVVVLHDDRQASAQTLRDHLAQDFAKWQLPDRFEFVEALPCTATGKFKKSELRTMFLTA